Within the Eucalyptus grandis isolate ANBG69807.140 chromosome 1, ASM1654582v1, whole genome shotgun sequence genome, the region CAAATGTCAAATTTACGTAATTCGGTCAGTGTGATTAATATTCATGGGGAGAGAAACATATCACACTCGAATCATTTAAACACTCATAATTTTCTAGTCTCTAATTACACTCAATAGCACTTAATGTGTTTAACGCCACAATTCCCGCGGAAATCACTTttcaatctcacaaaggaatTGTTAAACTTATCACAAGATTTATGGGCTTCAACACTCTCAAATTATTTCAAGAtgtaattcacaaaaaaaaaaaaaaaaaaaactcttggaTACTCTTCATATAGAAATTCTTATATATAGCCAAGagttaacttttttattccattcttTACTGCCAATATTTCCTTGAAAGTAAACCCCCATTAGGAAATCAATTCATCTTAAAAATGACTTAGATtaggaaaatttcttttcaaactcaaactcgatatatatttataatatttttgttgaacCCAGGTTCAATGCAAACAGACAGTATCTCTCGGCATTAGATTTGACAAAGTTATAGCATTGTtagtaattttgtaattttcgacaaagtaaaagtaattttataattttttttgagcTTTTGGGCCAAAAgtttgaacaaatttttttttttttttttggtcaggaACTGGCgatatattatataaaagtaGCATTACAGCCAGGACTAGAATTATCAAATGCTAAAATATCGAGCAAAGGAGATGGGGGAAAGGAAGCCCGAGAAGGCGTCAAAAGACCATTGTCATGGGCCTTAGCAGCCCAATCCGCAGCAGTGTTGGCCGTTCTACGGCAAAACCTAAATCGCGACTAGACGAGGCGAGGGAGAAGAACAGCAGCTTCGGCGATGAAAGGGCGAATCTCCCATGGCGACAGATGAGGATCTTTCATTGCTTCCACTAAAACAAGGCAGTCGGATTCAATGATCACGGGATCGGAGGTCCGGTTTGAGTTGATCAAATGGTTGAGAGCGAAACACAGTGCTTGAGCTTCCACCTGCAAAGCAGACGACGCAGGTACGGTTTTTGTAAGCCCTTCAATGATATTTCCTTTGTAATCTCGGCAAATGAAGGCGACTGAACCTCGATCACTGCTTGGCTTGAAAGCCCCATCAACATTCATCTTCAGAGTTCCGGGATCAGGCGGCCACCATAAGCTATCCAGATCTGGAGGTGGACGATCCACAGAAGCAGAAGAGATGACGGCAGTACAGGCTTGACTTTGAGCTTCAGCGATAACATAGGATGGAGCAGGAGTGTGATGGCGAAAAATAAACCTATTGCGGGACTTCCAGATATTCCACAGTAGCGTGGCGATGAGCGCAGATCCAGGTAACTTTTGTTTATTAGCAAGTATGGTAGCTAGCCAGTCTTCAATGCGTGTAATTTTTGCTGTTTGTATGGGATAGTTGATTTGGGGGTGAGACCAGATCTGGGAAGTCCAAGGACACAATAAAAATAGATGCTCTGAGGTTTCGGGTTGTTTGGCTGAACATAGGGTGCAAATGGGATCGGGGCAGAGTTTTCGTCGAAACAGGTTAACCCTAGTGGGGAGGGCATTTTGGCATAACgaccaaatgaaaattttaactttAGGAGGGATTTGGAGTTTCCATATTTGCCTCCATAAGATTGCAGGTGGTGGTAAGATGAAGAGGGCTTAGATATAGGATTGCAGAGATTATCCGGCTAAGAATAGAGTAAGCACTTTTAACAAAGTATAATGTCCTTGAGATGTGCACGGCCAAATAAGCTTGTCAGATGCAAAGCCTGGTCTAATAGgaatcttgataatttttgcGATAGTAGTGCTATCAAACAAACAATTCAGTAAACTCAGATTCCAGAGGTTAGTATTTGAGTCAATCAGCTCAGATACCTTTTTAGGTTCCTGTTCAGCAGCAAAACCTCCTATTCTGCCTTTAGGTAGCCACCGGTCTTCTCTAATTCGGATGCTAGAGCCATTGCCCACAGACCATCGAGTTGAAGGTAAGATAGACTCCCTGCCAATAAGGATACTCTGCCAACCCCAGGAAGAACGAGTCCCTTTTGAGGCTGATAGAAAATCTCCTGAATGAAAATACAGCCCTTTGAACAGATTCGCCCATAATGAAGTAGGCTGAGTTAAGAGATGCCAAGCCTGTTTACCCAACATAGCTTTATTAAAAGCCACAAGGTCACGAAACCCGAGACCACCCATCTGTTTTCCAGTCTTTAAAACTTCCCAACTTTTCCAATGGATTCATTTGCGACTAtcattttgccaccaaaatcttGCTATCTTTTTTCAATGGATTTACAAAGCGAGACAGGGATCTTAAAAATAGACATAGCAAACTGAGGTATCGCCTGTACAACACTTTTAATGAGAACTTCTTTACCACCCTTAGAAATAAGACTCTCTTTCCATCCATCTAACTTAGCATTGACTTTCCCTagtatccaagcaaacatttctCGTTTAGATTTGCCCCAATCCGACGGGATCCCAAGGTATCTTCCTGTTTTAGCTAAGACCGGGATTCGAAGTTCCTGTGCTAGATTATCTTGTAGAAGGGGGGGCATCCTTTGCTACAGAAAATACCTGATTTGTTTCGATTTATTAGCTGTCCCGTAGCCATACAGTACTGATTGAGAATAGTGGCTAGCTCGTGACATTCTTGCCTTGATCCATCTAAAAAGAATATAGCATCGTCGGCAAAAAACAAGTGAGTTAACGTAGGGCAGCACCTGTTAAATTGGATACCTTTCAGATTACCCATATTGAGAGCTTGATGGATGAGAGTACTTAACATGTTGGCCATTAAAATAAAGATATAAGGTGATAAAGGATCTCCCTGTCGAATCCCCCTTGATGGTTGGAAATATTGTAGCTGAGTGCCATTGAATTTGACACTAAAGGAAACAGTAGTAATGCACTGCATAGTCCATTGAACCCAAATAGGATGAAAACCTAACCTGGATAGATAGTTTTTGAGAAAGTCCCACTCAACATGGTCGTAGGCTTTCGACATGTCCATCTTGACCACAGCctggaattttttctttctagttcGTGTCTTAAGCTGATGTAGAGTCTCctgcacaattaaaatgttgtcTTGTATTTGACGGCCACTAACAAATGCACTTTGTTCCATAGAAATGATGTCAGGCAGGAAAGGCTTTAATCGGTTGGCTAACACCTTAGAAATAATCTTATAGGCAAAATTACAGAGGCTAATGGGTCGATACTGATCCAAACATTTTGGATTAGGGACTTTCGGTATGAGAGTTATAATAGTCTTGTTGAGATCAGGGGGTAATAAACCAGAATGGAAAAATTCCTGCACCGAGGAAAATATGTCTTCTTTTAAGATATGCCAATACTGCTGgtaaaataatccactaaaaccGTCTGGACCTGGGGCCTGGGATTTCCCTAGCTGAAAAACAGCGGTGCGAACTTCTTCTTGAGTAACATCAGAAATAAGTTGCTGGTTCATAGCGTCAGTCACAATACACTCACATTGTTGTAGGATAGGTCCATAGTCACGAGTGCCTTCAGATTTATAGATCGTAGAAAAAAATTCCAGAGTCATGTCTTTAAGAAGCTGATCATCTCGAACCCATCTCTGTTGTGCATCCATTAGCATTCTGATTCGGTTTCTGTTTCGCCTTTGAATAGTAGTGgcatgaaaaaactttgtaTTTTTATCACCCCACCGAAGCCATTTAATCCGTGATCTCATTgcccaatattgttcttccTGCTACCATGCACTATGGAGTAAACCTTTCAGCTCAGAGattttttgttgatccattGTAGTGGTAGTTTGGTTAGTTAAAAACTGAATTTGCTGCTGTAAGGAGTTAATCTGCTCgtttgcttttgaaaaagtATTTTTACTCCATCTCCGAAGAGCCCCACTAACTTGTTGAAGCATCTTTGGCAGGTGATAGCCCTTTGCCCCAGCTGAAGCCCAAGCTGTGTCAATGACTCCTTGACATTCCGGATGTTGCAACCAATATGCTTCGAAATAAAAGGTCTTCCCATTGCTGTGTTTGGTAGCTTCGGTTGAAAGAATCAGCGGACTGTGATCCGAACCGACTGCTGGTAAAGCATATACTTCTGCCTCAGAAAAAGCAATCCTCCAGGTCCAATTACAAAGAACCCTATCCAGTCGCTCTTTAACCAACTCATTCCCCTCACGGTAATTCATCCAGGTAAAAGCGCATCCCTTACTGTTGATATCCATTAATGCACAGTCATGTAGTACCTCTCTAAAATTCTGCATTCGACCAAAATCAGGGGGGCGTTTGCCTACTTTCTCCCAAGGATAGGCAATTTCGTTGAAGTCTCCGGCGCAAATCCAAGGTAATGAGTTGATGGATGCAATTCGACGAAGAGCTGTCCAAAAGGCTTGACGAGAGTGAGGAGTTGCTGGAGCATGTACACAGGTGAGTCTCATAGTAGTGCCTTTTCCATATTCAGTGCATATAGTATCGATAAAGTCATCTGTAGAGAGTTCCACCTGAAGAGAAATGTGGTTTTGCCAAAAAATAGCCAATCCCCCTGCGATGCCTACTGGGTTAACTATATAAGAAAAAGGGAACTTAAGTTGACGCTGCATCTTAGAAAGAAACGACTCGCGGttcttagtttccattaaaaaaaggaCATCTGGCCTGTCTTTGGCCACTAGGGCCTTTAGGGCATGAACTGTCAGGGAAGAGGCCAatccctgacagttccaacataGAAGCTTCATTGTTCAACCGGTGGCTTTTTAGGGCAAGCCACCTCAGCCCGGTTTTGAACTTTGTCTTCCATTAAAACAGGAGTATCCAATAACTTGCTATCATCAATGGAATCCAATCCCTGGGTACCAGTATCATATGGATTATATCGTTTCAATTTCTTAGATGACCCTGTTTTGGTTACAACACGAGATGGTTTATTCTTCTTGACATTCACAGGCCGTTGAACCATGTTTTGTTGGACATTGCACAGCACAGATGGTAGAACCATGGGAGGAGGGATGGCAGAAGACTCCTGATAAGTCCTCACAACGTTCCCTGTGTCGACAAGCGGTAAGTCCTGGTGCCTTGATTCAATTCTAGCCTTAGTAAAATGTGGACTACTGAAGTCGTTCTTGTAATATTCTGGTAGGATGCCTTTCTGTTTGGATGAGCCCGGAATTAGATCAGTAGTGAGTTGCTTTCGGCTTTCAGTAACTTCCTGATAGTCGACCTTTGAAGTAATGACTTCCGGTGGGGGAAGAGCATGAACTAATGAAGTTACGAATTGAGGAGATTCTGGCACAACATCATCCGTGTCGTCAGAGAGAGGCCTGCCTGCATAGAAAGTATGCCAATACGGACTATACTGATTAACTTCAGCTCTCAACCAGTGACCGAAGGCCATCTTCTCTTTACCTTCCATCTTAGCTTCGGTAAAAGGTATTGTCGGACAGTACATGGCGTAATGTCCCATGATGCCACATGAGTAACAAAAGTGGGGAAGCCATTCGTAACGGAAATCGAGCCAGAGGACTTTGCCTGCAATCCGAATCAATTGGCCAGGTTTTAAAGGTTCACTTAAGGTAAGTTCTACCCTAACCCGAccaatttttgaaatagttcCATCTTTGGTATCAAACTGACCTTCCAACATTCTTCCAATACTCCTAACTGCTCTACTTAACATCTGGGTTGTGCACCATTCCAGGGGAAGGCCAAGAACTTGGACCCAAAATGCACATTTCGAAAAATCGTAACAGTGCAGAGGTGTGTTCGGCTTCCAGGGTTGAAAAAGCGCCAAATTGTTAGAGAAACGCCAAGGTCCTCCcgcttctattcttttttttttttatatcacttTCAAGCTTAAATTTCGCAATATAGATATCCATTCCCTGTTGGGTGATTTGTACATAATCTGTGCGCCATGCACGCTGCATTGCACTCTGTAATGCTGGTAGATTAATAGATGAGTGTGATAAAACCTTACCGACTAACATGCGACGACATTCGTCAAGTTTTTCCAGGGGAGGCTCCTCATCCCATGTGTCGATGTCCTGCTCATCCCATAGCCGACCCAGTCTGTTACAAAGAGCAACAATACGAGCTCGCTCTTCCTTTTCGGGGAATTCCATGAGGCCAGTCGGAATTCAGAATTCTGAGGAGGTAATAGCTGAATTCCGCATGTTATAGGGTAACGAAAGTGATGGTAACAAAGGCTAGTTGAAACAGAGAGATAATGAGCTTAAATATGTAGCAGAGAGGAAATGAAGTGAACGGAAGTGAGAGCGGAGAAGGGCAACAGCAGCAAAACCAGCATCTTCACCATGCCAAAGAAGAATCGGCGACATGCAAGTAGATAGAGAGAGTGTAAGGGGTCGAAGAATTCATGGCTCGATAGAGAAGAAAACGTCCGAGGAGATCCAGACAGGAAAACTGAAAGATAATAACCCGAAGACGAAGGTTCAATGGCAAAGGAAGGCGATGATCTTCGAGGTGACTTAGATTAGAGGTGAAGAGTGGAATTGAAAGTTAGGGATTGGGTGTAAATTGATGGAAAACTACCATTAATGGTAGAAGTGAACTCTGCATTGCGAGAGAAAAACTCTGCATTTCGAGAGAGAACAAAgtttgaacaaatttaaatgCGATAATTGCACGCAATTACCTAGAACATCGGCAACTTATAACTTGCAACGTGCAATATGGACTTCTACGTCAATTTTTtatattggaaaataaaataattgactCATACATTCTGACCGGCGAACAATGATCTGATGCTGTCCAAGCAAGAtctatatatgtatatgaaatattaatagatTAACACTTAGGTGAACGGAATTAGCGGAACCAACTTGCATATTTTCTCCAATTCGATCTTAGCGACCTCAATTTGTCATTTCCGTCTACCGTTATAAAATAACATCGACGTGTTCGAACCTCTATTTACTTACTGGAATCAGGGCAACATTCTCACAGCAATTCAATAAGGTAAAGAGACAACGACACAGATCAAGGAAATACGAAACTTGCAATTCAAAGAAGGAAGTATTTGTTTCGAGGAAACCACATTTTTGATCCCAACTCCGTCTTCTGCAAGTCAAATTCGAATGAGGAATAATGATGTGCAGAAACCAAGATGCATATATCCACCAGAGATTGACGAGAGCAGAGAGTTCACACGAGAAGAACGGTGAGTGGCGACGAAAACAAAGTTCGATGGGGTCAAATTCGAGCAGGGAACCCTAGGTCATGTGGGTCATATGTGATAAGCATGATGACGAAGGCTGCAATAGCTTCCAtgtatatgaaatattaatagatTAACACTTAGGTGAACGGAATTAGCGGAGCCAACCTGCATATTTTCTCCAATTCGATCTTAGCGACCTCAATTTGTCATTTCCGTCTACCGTTATAAAATAACATCGACGTGTTCGAACCTCTATTTACTTACTGGAATCAGGGCAACATCCTCACAGCAATTCAACAAGGTAAAGAGACAACGACACAGATCAAGGAAATACGAAACTTGCAATTCAAAGAAGGAAGTATTTGTTTCGAGGAAACCACATTTTTGATCCCAACTCCGTCTTCTGCAAGTCAAATTCGAATGAGGAATAATGATGTGCAGAAACCAAGATGCATATATCCACCAGAGATTGACGAGAGCAGAGAGTTCACACGAGAAGAACGGTGAGTGGCGACGAAAACAAAGTTCGATGGGGTCAAATTCGAGCAGGGAACCCTAGGTCATGTGGGTCATATGTGATAAGCATGATGACGAAGGCTGCAATAGCTTCCAtgtatatgaaatattaatagatTAACACTTAGGTGAACGGAATTAGCGGAGCCAACTTGCATATTTTCTCCAATTCGATCTTAGCGACCTCAATTTGTCATTTCCGTCTACCATTATAAAATAACATCGACGTGTTCGAACCTCTATTTACTTACTGGAATCAGGGCAACATTCTCACAGCAATTCAATAAGGTAAAGAGACAACGACACAGATCAAGGAAATACGAAACTTGCAATTCAAAGAAGGAAGTATTTGTTTCGAGGAAACCACATTTTTGATCCCAACTCCGTCTTCTGCAAGTCAAATTCGAATGAGGAATAATGATGTGCAGAAACCAAGATGCATATATCCACCAGAGATTGACGAGAGCAGAGAGTTCACACGAGAAGAACGGTGAGTGGCGACGAAAACAAAGTTCGCTGGGGTCAAATTCGAGCAGGAAACCCTAGGTCATGTGGGTCATATGTGATAAGCATGATGACGAAGGCTGCAATAGCTTCCATGACACGCAAGGGgaaaaccaaattaaataaattatgggTGAGATTTATTGCAACCGAccttccaggaaaatgacattCCATTGACCAAGACTTGCGAAGGCCCTTCCCGTGTATAAATCTGGACCAATTTCTTCCTGAATCATCACAATACATCGTCTCTTTACATAAAATCACACAGAGAAACTTCAGCAATAAGCAGATCATCCATGGAACACGGACACCATCATGGCAGCCACCACGGTCATCATCATGGCCACCATGGTCATGGTCATGGACACGGACATCATCACGGCGGTGGCCATGGTCATGGACACGATCACGGCCACGGTCATGGTGGTCATGGCCATGGTCATGGCGGTCATGGCGGTCATGGCCATGGTCATGGTGGTCATGGCCACCGTCCGCCGCCACCATGCCCGCCACCACCACAACCGTACTgcccaccaccacctccaccgccCCCACCTCCTCTGGCGATCTACCCAATATACGTGCCTCCTCCTGTATGTCCACCGCCTCCCTGCTTCCGTCGCTGTTAGCACCTTCGACCAGATCTCATGATTCTAAGCCACTACTTCTCTAGAGTCGTGTTACAGCTGAATGCAGCTCTCATCGTCTGTGCCTGCTGTTGGATAATTGCAATCTACAGATTGTGTCATGATGTGTGTGTAAAACAAGTCTACTACTATGCGTCGTGGTTTTGTGTCATGTGTGCTCATAGTCAAGACCCGATTCTTCAGTCGAACTTCATTTTACTGGGTCAGAGCACAAGTGTCCTTGTCTATCATGGTTAACCAGCTACCGTCTCATTGTAGTTTTGTGTTGCTGGATAATGTCATTATGGGATTTCAATTCCTTTTCTTCGGTTGGTTGAAGTAATGGATcttatttatgtatatataatgtTGCGATCTTACCATAGATGTGCGtagtcatatttttcttttctgatttttcccGTACAAGTTGTTgaaaaaccctaatcaacaaCTCCTTTTATCCCAAGTGCATAGAGAGTTATGATAGGTAATTTAAAGACTCATAAAAgtataatttatttcaattcaaCTCATAAAAGTTTATTTTTCAAGTAATATATTGTTACACACCAAATTGAATCAAAGAAAGCTGAACTAGATTGTTTAGTTGGGGATGACAAGTGAAGGATCAAGATGAGCAAAATGTAATGCTTGTCACAAAGGGCTTTTTGGAGCAAGAGAGATGCACATTATGTAATTAaactaaatgattttttgtccCTCTCGAAAAGTCCATAAGTTTGGTGGTCATACAGATGGTTCCCACCCCCCggcgacaaaaaaaaaaaaggatggtcCAACCATGTCATTAATGAAACTTTAAATTAAGCAATAAATGAGTCACCAAATTCGGTGGACATTTCTTATCGGTTAAGAGATGCCTAGTTAAGTTTAGAAAAGATTAAAGACTTTCTCTCCCCGCTTTTGTTGCCAAATCATCCTGAAATCAAAGAGATCATTTAAACTGCATTAGCTAGTAACCTTGCACCAGTTACAGCCTTTATTTCAGGTAGATATGTCTCCCTTTACTTAAATCAACTTCACCTTTTTTCGTGTCAATAAGTCCTCTATCCCAGGTCATAAGATAATTTAAGCTATCGAGTGTTGTTAATCCATTTTGGCCGAGTTGGTACAAAAATTTCAATCTTATGATGAGCGATTATTCAAAAAGTTTCTATTTAAAACAATCTCTTGTAGCCAAATTCAGACTTAGAGTTAATTTATCTCTGATTGTTCACCGtacttggaagaaaaaaaaaagaacaagctaTAACAACATAAAGCAGCAAGAGAAACTTAAGTATATCATTGAAGAACAAGAGAACTCATTTGCAACATCTAACCATGCAAATTGGGTCCTACGCTGCCCAAAATAGGAGAAGCACACATTAATTTCACAATACTATGGTCCATCATGCAGTTCAGAAATTATTCAGTAACCTAAGTAATTACCCTAACTAACACCCACAAATTCAATAAAGACCTAGATGTATTCTTTCTCCCAAACACACTTCATCTCAAGCCATAAGCAGCCCCACTATCCGACTTCCCACCCCAACCATGACGATCCGAAAGCCACCACGTAAACCAGCGGCGCTGTTTCTGGCGTGGGGGCGCCGGAGCGGGCGCTTCCATCGGCGCGGAGGTGACGCCCTTGGACCAGTGCTTTTCGGACATGACCACAATCTCGAGCTTCTGTCCCTTCTGGCAACGTTCCTCGGCTCCACTAGTGAAGTAGTATGGTCCCGAGCGCTCCAATTTCAACTTTGTCTCCCCGTCTTTGTATCCTTTGAGCGGCTTCCTCCTTGGTTGCTTCCAACACCGAATCGGCATTTTTATCATATTCGAATTCGACGCCTGCTTTCGTAAAATCACTCTACTTAAGAAAATTACATGAGGACATTATATGATCATACATGTTTTCAAACTGATATCGGCTCATGATTTTTCCACAGAAAAGAACACCAAGTTTGATATCAATGCGACATGCCGCAGCTTGCCACGGAAATGTTTTAAAATGGCATTAGCATTTGCATTCTCCATTAAGTGTCATGTCAAATTGTCATACTGTCGAAAAAAGCGACGGAATGACCTCAATCGAAATCTTGGTTAAACGTTATAAAAGCACATTAAccttaatatatataatatatatttatatagacACAAACACATAATTTGAAGGAGTACCTCCATAATATGTTCATGATCATTATATCTCTTTGGTTCTAGGAGCAAATCTTAATGCATCTGATTTATGCAAGTTTGATACGCGTGAGTTTCCAAATCAAGTCAATTCCATATAAGGCGCACCAAATCTAATGTGTCACATGTAGTAGGTTACACGAGCCAAGTACAAAGCGTAGATTCTAGAAATACCTTACGCCGGCATTAAATTTTAACATAAACCTATTTCTTAACCCATATTCGATGGGCCAGGTTGTTTATGAGTTAATTATATTTAGTAAGTAggtcttaaattaattttgaatgaTAAAGCTAAAAATAATATGGTATTAAATGGGTCCATAACTTATTTAGACATAATCCACCTCTATAATTCTTTCTTCACTCTCTTTCACCCTCACTTGATCTCACAATTAGGGTAACATTCTTACGGTAATTCAACAAGGAAAAAAGACAACAGCACAGATCGAAGAAAACCCGAAACtttcaattcaaagaaagaagtaTTTGTTTTGAGGAACCACATTTTTTGATCCCAACTCCATCTTTTGCACGTCAAACTCGAATAAAGAATAACGATGTGCAGaaacttagggcgcgtttggtaacgcttctgttccggggaacaatttttgatcagatgtggttttttttttctgattatgTTATCGGGAATAATTActgagcaaaagaaaagatttggtaccaccgcccgcggtggccgcgATGGTTAAGGCTTGGTACCCCATCCGCAGGGGGAAGGGTTCGAGACTCCGCGTCCGCGTTGCTTCAATGCAAACGCGCGATTCACCTGTGCCCGGGTCCGTGGTGGTGGCCCGGTTCACCCTGGGGGGGTTTACTCTCCGCCGCGGCGCACGGAGGTTcccgggtcaccaaaaaaaaaaagaaaagatttggtAACcccataaaatttttatttttggaatagaaatccgtttggtatgatttttaatatttttatttattttaatttttacatatttttattatattttattattttctcttttcttcttttctttttctctttggccggcgaccggttgGGCGAGGTCGCAAGCTCgccggagcctcgccgggcTAGGGCGAGGTCTAGCGAGCTCacggccacggtgaggctcaaccttgcctagGCGACACGAGGTCAACCTTCGCCTTGGCTTGgagaggtcgagcctcgcgccggccgggaggtcaagcctcgccgtggctcggCGTCGCGGGGGCTGGTGACGCTCTAGTGAGGTCGCCGGGTCTCGTTTGGCTGGTCATCggcgccggccatggccaaggctagCAACcggtcaaaaggaagaagaagaaaaggaaagagaagaagaaaagagaagaagcgagaagagaagaaaaaataaattcttttttttttttttcttttgattcttaggaATTGATTCCGAGAACGAGAaactacttttttctacttcttgtttttgttccaaatttattgtgagaataaaaaatctattttttgttcccaggaacaaaaattttatcaaacaagtttttttttttctttttcgtttcctgaaataaaagaacaaaaatagttattccggagaatagaaattgtttttaccaAGCAGGGCCTTAGATGCTTGTATCCGCGAGAGGTTGACGAGAGCAGAAACGAGTTCACACGAGAAAGAACGGCAAGTGGCGACGAAAACAGGTTCGTTGGGTCAAATTCGAGCAGAAGCCCGGTCATATATGTCATACGCGTGATTGGCGAAGGCTGTTGTAATAGCTTTTAATCCACGGAAGCTTccaggaaggagaagaaaataatgtGGTTGCTTAAATAATTTTGGATCAGTAGACCAAGTGCTAATGAGGACAGACTCGTCACGTTCTTAAATCTGGTGATCGGGGTGAGTCTACTTTTGAAGCACATCAATTCGTCACATTTTTAAATCAGATGATCAGGTTGGCTCATTATGTTCAAGAAAAATCCGTCTTATCAGGATGCAGTGCCAATTTTGGTAGGTCTAGATCATGCATGAGTAAGTGATTAATTGGCTAGCTGAAATATGATCTTAGAACATGTGGAAATTAAACTAAACGATGTGAGAATCATCTTAAATTGGAGTATAAATATGGTTAAAGCTCACGCAAGGTTAAGTTAGATAGCATGCTCACGTTCTAGCTTTACCTGGTAATTTGTTTTCTATAGTCACTTCAGCAAATGTTTAAACTCACGAAATCTCTAATTTTGCATCTCTAATTCTCATGCGTAGCCCAATATtaaatctctaatcgatttctATGCATGTTTTGGTAATAATCTCTAATGCAGATGGCGGGGTTCGGTtccaaatctccacatgaataAAGGTCACGAAATTGAATGACGTGAATAATTTAATTCATTATAATTTTATGCATATCGGTTTGCTAGCGAAAATTCACGTCAACAACAACCTATGAAGTAATATAACAAATATAGTTTTAGACTGGTAACACGCGGACATCATGTTACTACATAGTAAAACCGGGATGCTAAATCATCGTGATGGGTGCAAAAAAAAGAGCCAAAGGAAAATTGAGAGGTAAGTATCAATACTGATgttttgaaaataatatatgaattcaCAACCTTTTTTTCCCCTGTTGCTTATTGTATAgttagcttttatttttttattttttatggggCTACATTGCTCCACCCGCGTGGTGGAATAC harbors:
- the LOC120291480 gene encoding uncharacterized protein LOC120291480, which produces MAATTVIIMATMVMVMDTDIITAVAMVMDTITATVMVVMAMVMVVMATVRRHHARHHHNRTAHHHLHRPHLLWRSTQYTCLLLYVHRLPASVAVSTFDQIS